From Rhodococcus sp. B7740, one genomic window encodes:
- a CDS encoding VOC family protein has product MDVVRAMPLLTVTDLDAALDWYVQVTRMEVVMNHGWIATLAPSGDSAAQLSLITIDPTGPVNPSASIEVDDVDAAYRAAMDAELEIVYEITNEEWGVRRFFLRDPDGNVVNVLSHM; this is encoded by the coding sequence ATGGACGTTGTGCGCGCGATGCCATTGCTCACGGTCACCGATCTCGATGCGGCGCTGGACTGGTACGTCCAGGTCACCCGTATGGAGGTGGTGATGAATCACGGTTGGATCGCCACGCTCGCGCCGTCGGGTGACAGTGCGGCGCAGCTGAGCCTGATCACCATCGATCCCACCGGGCCGGTCAACCCGTCGGCGTCGATCGAAGTGGACGACGTGGACGCGGCGTACCGGGCAGCGATGGACGCCGAACTCGAGATCGTCTACGAGATCACCAACGAGGAGTGGGGCGTACGTCGATTCTTCCTTCGCGACCCCGACGGCAACGTGGTGAACGTGCTCTCGCACATGTGA
- a CDS encoding TDT family transporter: MTMTAPTRVVRRQPFEHITPNWFAAVMGTGIVATAAATLPVQFAALHVFAVSVWVCAATALIVIGAAFAMHWIGHRDRAVTYARHPVMVQFYGAPPMALLTVGAGAGLLGVDLLGSTAATALFAGLWIAGTITGLLTSVVVPFRMITSVHREQVTALPAWLMPVVPPMVSASTGALLLPHLPEGQWRLALLCACYAMFGLSLIVGMITLTLIYGRLLHGGLPPVDAAPTVWITLGLIGQSITAANLLGTDASTVFTGAQSSIAVGLHVFGIGYGLIMGGFGVLMFALATALTVHAARRNLGFSLTWWSFTFPVGTCVTGASALGHALNFGAMQALAVALYLLLLAAWFTVATRTLRGIRRGDLLSPA; encoded by the coding sequence ATGACCATGACAGCTCCTACCCGCGTGGTGCGCCGCCAACCCTTCGAGCACATCACCCCCAACTGGTTCGCCGCGGTGATGGGGACCGGCATCGTGGCCACCGCGGCCGCCACGTTGCCGGTGCAGTTCGCGGCTCTGCACGTGTTCGCGGTCTCTGTCTGGGTCTGCGCAGCTACGGCGCTCATCGTGATCGGTGCGGCCTTCGCGATGCACTGGATCGGGCACCGCGACCGAGCTGTCACCTATGCCCGGCACCCGGTGATGGTGCAGTTCTACGGCGCTCCGCCGATGGCACTGCTCACCGTCGGCGCGGGAGCAGGCCTCCTCGGAGTGGACCTGCTCGGATCCACCGCGGCGACCGCGCTGTTCGCCGGCCTGTGGATCGCCGGGACGATCACCGGTCTGCTCACCAGCGTCGTGGTTCCCTTCCGCATGATCACCTCCGTTCACCGAGAGCAGGTCACAGCCCTACCCGCATGGCTGATGCCGGTGGTGCCGCCGATGGTGTCGGCGTCGACCGGGGCGTTGCTGCTTCCGCACCTACCCGAGGGCCAATGGCGGCTGGCGTTGCTGTGCGCCTGCTACGCGATGTTCGGGCTGTCGCTGATCGTTGGGATGATCACGCTGACTCTGATCTACGGGCGTCTGCTGCACGGCGGTCTCCCGCCCGTCGACGCGGCTCCGACCGTGTGGATCACGCTGGGACTCATCGGCCAGTCGATCACCGCAGCGAACCTGCTCGGCACCGACGCATCGACGGTGTTCACCGGCGCACAATCCTCGATCGCCGTCGGACTCCACGTCTTCGGCATCGGCTACGGGCTGATCATGGGCGGCTTCGGTGTGCTGATGTTCGCGCTCGCGACAGCGCTCACCGTGCACGCGGCGCGCAGGAACCTGGGGTTCTCGCTGACGTGGTGGTCGTTCACCTTCCCCGTCGGCACCTGCGTCACCGGGGCGAGCGCCCTGGGACATGCGTTGAACTTCGGTGCGATGCAGGCTCTGGCCGTTGCCCTGTACCTCTTGCTGCTCGCCGCCTGGTTCACCGTGGCCACCCGCACTCTTCGCGGTATCCGGCGCGGAGACTTGTTGTCCCCCGCCTGA
- a CDS encoding LysR family transcriptional regulator, with protein MPLPPHVADLTSIDLLLSVAELGSIGRAGRAHGMSQPAASARIRALERRVGAPLLTRGARGTVLTELGELVASWAAPVVRSAEDLATAIATLHAERIGHVQIAASQTVAEYLLPRWLVTLHTLVPHIVPTLSSGNSTVVAEKVLAGTADLGFIESPSVPAALDHRTVATDELVLVVAPDHSWAATAPSATEIVGTALVTREAGSGTRSAYESALAAAGLGQPASPLLEVSSTTAIKSAVGAGIGGAVLSSLAVAPELAAGTLVRVPIPGLTLHRELRAIWPSGRAPSGPAAELLTVAAKTQP; from the coding sequence GTGCCACTTCCCCCTCACGTTGCCGATCTCACCAGCATCGATCTGCTGCTGTCGGTGGCCGAGCTCGGCAGCATCGGGCGAGCGGGCAGAGCCCACGGCATGTCGCAGCCGGCGGCCAGTGCGCGCATCCGTGCCCTCGAACGCCGCGTCGGCGCGCCATTGCTGACACGGGGCGCGCGCGGAACGGTACTGACCGAACTCGGTGAGCTCGTCGCCAGTTGGGCTGCGCCGGTCGTTCGGTCCGCCGAGGACTTGGCGACGGCCATCGCCACGTTGCACGCCGAACGCATCGGCCATGTGCAGATTGCCGCGAGTCAGACTGTCGCAGAGTATCTTCTGCCGCGCTGGCTGGTCACGCTGCACACGCTTGTCCCGCACATCGTTCCGACGCTGAGTTCGGGTAACTCGACGGTGGTCGCCGAGAAGGTGCTCGCGGGAACCGCCGACCTCGGTTTCATCGAAAGCCCCAGTGTCCCTGCAGCTCTGGATCACCGTACCGTTGCCACCGACGAACTGGTGCTGGTGGTGGCACCGGACCACTCGTGGGCCGCCACTGCGCCGTCGGCCACCGAGATCGTCGGCACTGCACTGGTGACGCGGGAGGCCGGGTCGGGGACGCGCTCGGCCTACGAAAGCGCCTTGGCGGCAGCGGGTCTCGGGCAACCGGCCTCGCCGCTCCTCGAGGTCTCCTCGACGACGGCGATCAAGTCCGCGGTCGGGGCAGGAATCGGCGGAGCCGTGCTGAGCTCACTGGCCGTCGCTCCCGAGTTGGCTGCCGGGACCCTGGTCCGCGTACCGATTCCAGGACTGACACTGCATCGTGAACTGCGGGCGATCTGGCCGTCCGGCCGCGCGCCGAGTGGACCCGCCGCCGAGTTGCTCACCGTGGCTGCGAAGACGCAGCCATAG
- a CDS encoding GIY-YIG nuclease family protein encodes MSSHGKSSLRSSAVAPRKSTLPADDVQSFRAALREVLSEKDDQGRVWSAAKWGVYAFYDYDGEPIYVGQTKEKLSVRVQRHLTNQRTDAVAMRVLDVFEVAEIEIWPLWQYEDLKKSDGAERFRAAARDLNAHEYTAYLEAIDKSRHKAILNEKIPPVSEPIALPASLRRSLISEQTRRERGHPDIRIARRAETISRLAAVTRERGEVSEGLRRVLVVQAVRLAYLSAERLAFVEGHPIPDPAAIDVTALVGSVLHERSEPDDLEDTEDAIESADITEPDGELDLFSEY; translated from the coding sequence ATGTCCAGTCACGGTAAGTCCTCGCTGCGGTCGTCTGCCGTCGCGCCGCGCAAGAGCACTCTTCCCGCGGACGATGTGCAGTCCTTTCGCGCGGCCCTGCGAGAAGTGCTGAGCGAGAAGGACGATCAGGGCCGGGTGTGGTCGGCGGCCAAGTGGGGCGTGTATGCGTTCTACGATTACGACGGCGAGCCGATCTACGTGGGGCAGACCAAGGAAAAGCTCAGCGTTCGGGTGCAGCGTCACCTGACCAACCAGCGCACCGACGCCGTCGCGATGCGGGTGCTCGACGTCTTCGAGGTCGCGGAAATCGAGATCTGGCCGCTGTGGCAGTACGAGGATCTCAAGAAGTCCGACGGTGCAGAACGATTCCGCGCAGCCGCGCGTGATCTGAACGCTCACGAGTACACGGCGTACCTCGAGGCCATCGACAAGTCGCGGCACAAGGCGATCCTGAACGAGAAGATCCCACCGGTCTCGGAGCCCATCGCACTCCCGGCGTCGCTGCGTCGATCGTTGATCTCGGAGCAGACCCGCCGCGAGCGCGGGCACCCCGACATCCGCATCGCCCGTCGTGCCGAGACGATTTCGCGATTGGCTGCGGTCACCCGCGAACGCGGCGAGGTCTCCGAGGGTCTACGACGCGTACTCGTGGTCCAGGCCGTGCGCCTGGCCTACCTGTCGGCCGAGCGACTCGCCTTCGTCGAGGGACACCCCATCCCCGACCCCGCAGCCATCGACGTCACCGCCCTGGTGGGATCGGTGCTGCACGAGCGCAGTGAGCCTGACGATCTCGAAGACACGGAAGATGCGATCGAGTCCGCGGACATCACCGAGCCCGACGGCGAGTTGGACCTGTTCAGCGAGTACTGA
- a CDS encoding DNA cytosine methyltransferase produces the protein MPKLTVVPGGSSAPALGRIHTVAEFFAGIGLVRMGLEQAGFEVSWANDIERDKHHMYRQHFGDDAGHFQLGDVAHTRGEDLPDGLSLAWASFPCTDLSLAGGRAGLAGKNSSTFRHFTRVLSELGAARPKVVALENVVGLATSHGGDDLAAAVRELNELGYSVDVLTIDARRFVPQSRPRLFLIGAQNPPEDARDPNSELRPDWLQAVYGDSTLLTHRAPLPSPPIPLTSGLGDVVERMDYRDERWWDTARTAAFVQSLSPIQLQRIEILKKSRKVSYRTAYRRTRNGVAVWEARPDDISGCLRTARGGSSKQAVVKMGNGRLQVRWMTPLEYARLMGAGEYTLDGLRNNQALFGFGDAVCVPVVTWLAEHYLMPLVNGTMHASNTAAAHVQSR, from the coding sequence ATGCCGAAGTTGACTGTGGTGCCGGGTGGATCCTCGGCACCTGCGCTCGGCCGCATCCACACTGTCGCGGAGTTCTTCGCCGGTATCGGCTTGGTGCGAATGGGCTTGGAGCAGGCCGGTTTCGAGGTCTCGTGGGCCAACGACATCGAGCGCGACAAGCACCACATGTATCGCCAGCACTTCGGTGACGATGCAGGCCATTTTCAACTCGGCGATGTTGCCCACACCCGGGGAGAAGACCTGCCCGACGGTTTGTCGCTGGCGTGGGCGTCGTTTCCGTGCACCGACCTGTCGTTGGCCGGGGGCCGCGCCGGTCTGGCGGGCAAGAACTCCTCGACGTTCCGGCATTTCACGCGGGTGTTGAGCGAGCTCGGTGCCGCTCGGCCGAAGGTGGTGGCGCTCGAGAACGTCGTCGGGCTGGCCACCAGTCACGGCGGCGACGATCTGGCCGCAGCAGTGCGAGAACTCAACGAGCTCGGCTACTCGGTCGATGTCCTCACCATCGATGCTCGACGCTTCGTTCCGCAGTCGCGTCCACGCCTGTTCCTGATCGGCGCGCAGAATCCCCCCGAGGATGCCCGCGATCCCAACAGCGAGCTGCGGCCGGATTGGTTGCAGGCGGTGTACGGCGATTCGACGTTGCTGACGCACCGCGCTCCGTTGCCGAGTCCGCCGATTCCGTTGACCAGTGGCCTCGGCGATGTGGTCGAGCGCATGGACTACCGAGACGAGCGGTGGTGGGACACAGCCCGTACCGCGGCGTTCGTGCAGTCGTTGTCGCCGATCCAGTTGCAGCGCATAGAGATTCTGAAGAAGTCCCGCAAGGTCAGCTACCGCACCGCCTACCGTCGCACCCGCAACGGCGTCGCGGTCTGGGAGGCTCGGCCCGACGACATCTCCGGCTGCCTTCGTACCGCCCGCGGCGGTTCGTCGAAGCAGGCGGTGGTGAAGATGGGCAACGGCCGGTTGCAGGTGCGTTGGATGACGCCGCTCGAATACGCTCGCCTGATGGGTGCCGGCGAGTACACGCTCGACGGTCTGCGAAACAACCAGGCGCTCTTCGGTTTCGGTGATGCGGTGTGCGTTCCCGTGGTCACGTGGCTCGCCGAGCACTACCTGATGCCACTGGTCAACGGGACGATGCATGCATCGAATACAGCTGCGGCGCATGTCCAGTCACGGTAA
- a CDS encoding copper resistance D family protein, translated as MGERSVRLVLAAAAAALLGVAAAFALAYPTFPGGSSWLRVIAVASGSVVLGFGVLAVLDASSESRRPALDPLVMWRAIGYLSGLWAVAEFVLLAAAAADSAGRTPLTLSPSAFTTFATSISVGRLGSATVILALALCAVGVAGYRSGASWSPTPVIVLASLALVARPITGHMSQFAFGSFAVAVHVLCASVWLGVLGAMALSLRSKSAWATLLPVYSRVAFWCVVGVATTGVLDAVLKLDSLGAVVETGYGRIVLAKVLATVILVALAHRIRGTWLPTVAAHRSTVEHSVGRAAAHVSLLAVAFGLAAALATTA; from the coding sequence GTGGGCGAGAGAAGCGTTCGGTTGGTGCTCGCCGCCGCAGCTGCGGCGTTGCTGGGGGTCGCGGCAGCATTCGCGCTGGCGTACCCCACCTTTCCCGGTGGGTCGTCGTGGCTACGGGTGATCGCGGTGGCGTCGGGCTCGGTGGTGTTGGGGTTCGGAGTTCTCGCTGTCCTGGACGCCAGTTCCGAGTCCCGACGCCCCGCCCTCGACCCGCTGGTGATGTGGCGCGCGATCGGCTATCTGTCGGGGCTGTGGGCGGTGGCCGAGTTCGTTCTGCTGGCCGCTGCGGCAGCCGATTCGGCCGGGCGTACGCCACTGACGTTGTCGCCGAGCGCTTTCACCACGTTCGCCACCTCGATCTCGGTGGGGCGTCTGGGTTCGGCGACGGTGATCCTGGCGCTCGCTCTGTGCGCCGTCGGGGTGGCCGGGTATCGGTCGGGGGCGAGCTGGTCTCCGACTCCGGTGATCGTGCTGGCGTCACTCGCCCTGGTGGCGCGGCCGATCACCGGTCACATGTCGCAGTTCGCGTTCGGCTCCTTCGCCGTTGCCGTGCATGTGCTGTGCGCGTCGGTGTGGCTCGGTGTACTAGGTGCGATGGCGCTGAGTCTACGGAGCAAATCGGCGTGGGCGACTCTGTTGCCGGTCTATTCGCGGGTCGCGTTCTGGTGCGTCGTCGGGGTGGCCACCACCGGGGTGCTGGATGCGGTTCTGAAGCTCGACAGCCTCGGTGCCGTGGTCGAGACCGGTTACGGCCGAATCGTTCTCGCGAAGGTTCTCGCCACGGTGATCCTGGTCGCGTTGGCTCACCGGATCCGTGGGACGTGGTTGCCGACCGTCGCCGCACACCGATCCACGGTGGAGCACTCGGTGGGGCGAGCGGCCGCGCATGTGAGCCTGCTGGCGGTGGCGTTCGGCTTGGCGGCGGCGCTGGCGACCACCGCGTGA
- the mprA gene encoding MprA protease, GlyGly-CTERM protein-sorting domain-containing form has translation MRSLVVSTKALLVSAAALLVLLIAAPIASAHSQVTGYSPADGSSLDSSPATASVSFNEVPQSQFATLNVVGPDGNIWSKGDARIEGQSVVVDVGELGPIGEYTLAYRITSADGHPVSGTATFTLTQEGSGTPGAPADASGTSEESDGGFLGGYGHIVLIVVAVLAFAGALGFALRKPKTQK, from the coding sequence GTGAGATCGCTCGTAGTTTCCACGAAGGCACTGCTCGTCTCGGCCGCAGCACTGCTGGTGCTGTTGATCGCCGCACCGATCGCGTCGGCGCATTCGCAGGTCACCGGGTACAGCCCGGCCGACGGCTCCTCCCTCGACTCGTCTCCGGCGACGGCGTCGGTGTCGTTCAACGAGGTGCCGCAGTCGCAGTTCGCCACGCTCAACGTCGTCGGGCCCGACGGCAACATCTGGTCGAAGGGCGACGCACGCATCGAGGGCCAGAGCGTCGTCGTCGACGTCGGTGAACTGGGACCGATCGGCGAGTACACCCTCGCGTACCGCATCACCTCCGCCGACGGTCATCCCGTGAGCGGCACTGCGACGTTCACGCTCACTCAGGAAGGTTCCGGCACTCCCGGGGCACCGGCCGACGCGTCGGGCACCTCGGAGGAGTCGGATGGCGGATTCCTCGGCGGCTACGGACACATCGTGTTGATCGTGGTCGCGGTTCTGGCCTTCGCGGGCGCGTTGGGGTTCGCCCTGCGCAAGCCGAAGACCCAGAAGTAG
- a CDS encoding YcnI family copper-binding membrane protein, translated as MKSSLSRALFVSGATVGAVLIGAGAASAHVVVSAPDAAQGGYSVLTFRVPTESDTASTSSVKVTLPGLNSARTQPIPGWTSTVEKDSADLAVSVTWTANPGFEVGPGQFQQFLLSAGPLPEQETVSFPATQTYTDGEVVNWDEPMTEDGSEPELPAPTLTLAAAGGDAHGSTHTETTATAEASTTSEDNTARWLAGVGLVLGAVGAGLGIGATIRARRS; from the coding sequence ATGAAGAGCTCTCTTTCCCGTGCCCTGTTCGTCTCAGGAGCCACCGTCGGCGCGGTGCTGATCGGCGCAGGCGCAGCGTCCGCACACGTCGTCGTCTCGGCACCCGACGCCGCGCAGGGCGGCTACTCGGTGCTGACGTTCCGCGTTCCCACCGAGTCCGATACTGCCTCGACCAGTTCGGTCAAGGTGACCCTGCCTGGCTTGAATTCTGCTCGTACGCAGCCCATCCCGGGCTGGACGTCCACCGTCGAGAAGGACTCGGCCGATCTGGCGGTGTCGGTGACGTGGACGGCGAACCCCGGTTTCGAGGTCGGCCCGGGCCAGTTCCAGCAGTTCCTGCTCTCCGCGGGACCGCTGCCCGAGCAGGAGACCGTCTCGTTCCCGGCCACCCAGACCTACACCGACGGTGAGGTCGTGAACTGGGACGAGCCGATGACCGAGGACGGTAGCGAGCCCGAACTGCCCGCTCCCACTCTGACTCTGGCCGCGGCCGGCGGTGATGCGCACGGCAGCACCCACACCGAGACCACCGCAACAGCGGAGGCGTCGACGACGTCGGAGGACAACACCGCGCGCTGGCTCGCCGGCGTCGGACTCGTACTGGGAGCCGTCGGCGCAGGTCTGGGCATCGGCGCGACGATCAGGGCGCGGCGCTCGTGA